The genomic window GATTACGTCAACGTCAAGACGTTCGACGAACTCACCCCGATCTCGCCGGAAGAGTGGTTCCGCCTGGAAACGGGCCAGCAGCCGCTCAGCACGCGCGTGATGGATCTGTTGACCCCGCTCGGCAAGGGGCAGCGGGCGCTGATCGTCGCCCCGCCGCGCACCGGCAAGACCGTGCTCATGCAACAGGTCAGCCAGGCAATCTCGCAGAACTACCCCGAGGTCACCATGGTCGTGATGCTCATCGACGAGCGTCCCGAAGAAGTGACTGACATGAAGCGAAACGTCAACGGCGAAGTGTTCGCCAGCAGCCTCGACCGCGACGTCGAGAGTCACGTCCGGTTGGCTCAGCTTGTGGTCGCTCGCTGCCAGCGGCTGGCCGAGATGGGCAAGGATGTGTTCATGCTCATGGACTCGATCACCCGCTTGGCCCGCGCGTTCAACAAGTGGGTCGGCAACACAGGTCGCACCATGAGCGGCGGCGTCGACATCAAGGCGATGGACATCCCCAAAAAGCTGTTCGCCACGGCGCGGGCGTTCGAAGAAGGCGGCTCGCTGACGATCTGCGGCACGGCGCTCATCGACACCGGCAGCCGAATGGACGAGCTCATCTTTCAGGAGTTCAAGGGGACCGGCAACATGGAGTTGGTGCTCGACCGCAAGCTGGCCGACCGCCGCGTCTTTCCGGCGATCGACATCGAGCAGTCCGGCACCCGCCGCGAGGAAAAGTTGCTCCCCCCCGAGACGCTGCACGCCACCACGATGCTGCGTCGCACGCTGTCGTCGATGCACCACGTCGACGCGATGGAGCAGCTCACCACGAAGCTCGGCAAGTTCAAGTCGAACGCCGAGTTCGTCTCGCTGATTAAGGGCGCGGGGGTGGATTGAGGCCGGGGCGTTCCTAGCCGGCGGCCCGGCGGCCCGTTGTTCGGAGCGAGCGGGAAAACGCCTTGGGCGGACCCTGCCGATGCTCGCCCCGGAAGCGCTCGCTTCCTATTTCGCGCCGCTTTTGGCGAATTGCGCCGGCTGCGATAAACTGAAGGGGTCCCCCTGTCCTGGAGCGCTGCGCCATGTCCATGCCTTATCTGGGCGATCCCTCGCTTGTCTGGACGGCCGATCAACTGGTCGCTGCATTGGGACCGATGCCGTTGTCGCGCATCGTGTTCGACCCGCCGCCGGGAACGGCGACCGTGGAAGACGCGTTGCAGCTTAACGAGCGCCACGACTCGCTATGCGAATTGATTGACGGAACGTTGGTGAGGAAAGCGATGGGAGCCTATGAATCCTTTCTTGCCGTCGAACTGATCGCGTTGCTCTCCACGTTCGTGAGAGAGAACAAATTGGGAATCGTGCTTGCACCCGACGGAATGCTCCGCCTGCAACCCGATCAGGTTCGCCTCCCCGATGTTTCGTTTCTGTCAAACCTGCGCTTGAAATCGTCGGGCTTTCCGCAAGCTGCCGTGCTTCGGGCCGCTCCCGATTTGGCGGTCGAAATCATCAGCCCGGGCAACACCCGCGAGGAAATGGATCGCAAGCTTCGCGATTACTTCACGGCGGGAACGCGGCTCGTGTGGTACGTGTACCCCGAGACAAAAAACGTTCACGTCTTCACTGCCGTAGACAATCAAACGGTGCTCGGAGAGCAAGATCAACTGACCGGCGGCGAGGTTCTGCCGGGGCTCGTGATCGACTTGGCGAAATACTTCGAAACGCCGGAGATCCCGCAGTAGACGCATGCCCGGCAGGGCGATTGCATCACATTGCATCCGATCAGGCAGGACGGGTCGGCAGCGAGCCTGCCTAGCTAGGTGAGACTCAAAACGTGCATTCTGTCGTTAGCGGAAAAATCGCAATTCGTTGACTCCATCCTTCGATATCGATCAAGCGGGACCCGGCAACCTGAACCTCAAAGTAGTTTGCCGAACCGTAGCCATTGTGGTGCAATCGCCCTGATCTCCAAGTCTCTTGGACATTCAAGCGATCTCCCATGAGAAGGGTCCGTTGACCGATGAGCAGGGCAATTGGATTCACTCCCCATACCCGTTCGGGTGCGCCTTGTGCCACGCCCAGGCGCTTTCGACGATCGGTTTGATGCCGACGAATTTTGGTTTCCAGCCGAGCGTCTTTTGAGCGAGGCTGGCGTCGGCCACCAGCATCGGCGGGTCGCCGGCGCGGCGTTCGACGATGCGGGCCGGGATCGGATGGCCGGTGACTTCGCGGCAGGCGTCGATCACCTCCTGCACGCTCGCACCGTGCCCTGTGCCGAGGTTCAGCTTGAGCCCCTCGCCCGGGACGATCTTCTCGAGCGCCAGAATGTGGGCCTCGGCCAGATCCTCGACGTGGATGTAGTCGCGGATGCAGGTGCCGTCGGGGGTGGGGTAATCGTCGCCGAAGACAAGCGCCTCCGGGCGTTTCCCCAGCGCAACGTCGAGCACCAGCGGGATGAGGTGGGTCTCGGGGTCGTGGTCCTCGCCGATCGAACCGTCGCTCGCCGCGCCAGAGGCGTTGAAGTACCGCAAGGCCGCGTACCCCAAGCCGTACGCTTGGGCATAGTCGGCCATCGCCCGTTCCATGACCAGCTTCGTGTAGCCGTAGGGATTGATCGGCGATTGCTTCTCGGTCTCGGTGATCGGCACGACGTCGGGGACGCCGTAGGTCGCACAGGTGCTTGAAAAGACGAGCTTGCGGACCCCGGCGGTGCGCATGGCGTCCAACAGCGAAAGCGTCCCCACGACGTTGTTCTGGTAGTACTTTGCGGGGTCGGTGACGCTCTCGCCGACATAGGCGAAGGCGGCGAAGTGCATGACCGCCTCGATCCCGCGGGACTTCATCGCCTCGACCAGCTTGGGGCCGTCCATGAGATCCCCCTCGACGAGTTTCCCCGCCGGGGCCGCGGCGCGGTGGCCGTAGGAGAGGTTGTCGTACGCCCAGACGTCGTGCCCCCCGCGAGCGAGGACCCAAGCCGCGTGCGAGCCGACGTACCCGGCGCCGCCGGTGAGGAGGATGTTCATCAGACAGGATCCCGAAGTGCTGGAAAGCGACCGCGCCGACGCCACGACGCCCGGCAGGTGCGATGTTCCCTTGTGCTCGGGGGAGGTGTCAAGCGGCGTCAGTTTGCGGCGGCCGGGAGAAAGCGGCATAATCGGGCGAAGTTTCACGACGCCGGGCATCCCGGTCTCGCCGCTCAAACCCCCTCAAGTTCGGAGTCGTCCATGTCCCCACGCGTCGCCCTGGTGACCGGCAGTACGCGCGGACTGGGCAAGGCGATCGCCCTGGAATTGGGGCGCCGCGGCAAACGAGTGGCGATGAACTACGTCCACGATCGCGAGACCGCCGAGCGGGCGTTCGTCGAACTGCAAGGGGCGTGCCGCGAGTCGTGGCTCGTGGCCGGCGACGTCACCAGCGAGTCCGAGGCCCCCGACGTCTGCCGACACGTCGCCGATTCGCTGGGGCCGATCGACGTGCTGGTTATCAACGCGACCTGCGACCAGCCGCAACTGCCGATCGAAGAGTCCGACTGGGCATACTATCAGCGGATGCTCGATTATTTCGTGAAGAGTCCCGTCCTGTTGGCCAAGGCGTGCCTGCCCCATATGAAGCGGCAGCGGTGGGGGCGGATCATCCAAATCACCAGCGAGGTGTTCTCCCAAGGGACGGCCCCGTTCAGCGCCTACGTCGCTGCCAAGGGAGGCCAAACGGGACTGTCGCGCAGCTTGGCGCGGGAACTGGCTCCCTACGGGATTACCGTGAACATGGTCGCCCCGGGGTGGATTCCCGTCGAGCGCCACGCGGGCGAGTCGCAAGCGACCCGCGACGCCTACGCCGCGCAAGTCCCTGCGCGACGGTTCGGCACGCCGGAGGAAGTCGCCGCCGCGGTTGCGTTTCTGGCGAGCGAGGAGGCGAGCTACGTCACCGGCCAAACGATCGCCGTCAACGGCGGCAACACGGTGTCGTAAGCATGCGAACGAGCCGGCGCGCGATTCCGCCGGCCAGCGGGGGGCTGAGGCAGCTCGTCGGCGATCTTGTGGTTGGTCTCTCCGAATTCCTAAGCCGGTCGTTGTCCATGTCCTCCCCTGCCCTGCCCCGCCGCGATGACGAGGACCAGCGGAGCTCGGCCGACGCTCAACGCCCCGCGGCCGGACCGGTGCGCGTTCGCGTGCACGGCGACTTCGTCGAGTGGCTTGCTGCGACGGGCGGTTCGCTGGCGGTCACGACCTACACCTCGGGCAAACTCCTGCTGGCCAGCGCACCGCGGGGCGAGTTGACGATCCGCGAGACGAAGTTTGCCCGGCCGATGGGGATGGCGGTCGACGGCGCTCAATTGGCGCTCGCGATCCGCGAGCGGCTCCTCGTGTTTCGACGCGAAGCGAATCACGCCGATTCCGCGCCGGCGATCTACGCGCTGGTTGAGAGTCGCGCAACAGGCAAGCTCAACGTACATGACGTCGCGTTCGGACGGCGCGGGATCCACTTCGCCAACACGCGCTACAACTGCGTGGCTCGACCGAGCGAGCGGGTCAGCTTTCGCCGCGTCTGGACGCCGCCGTTTATCGCCGAGACGGTCCCCCAGGATCGCTGCCACCTGAACGGGCTGGGGATGCGCGACGGCGAGCCGGCGATGATCACCGCGTTTTGCGCCACGGGCCGCAAAGGAGGGTGGCGCGAGGCGGATCGCTTCACCAGCGGCGTCATGGTCGCGGTTCCCGGGGGCGAGACGGTGGCGCGCGGACTTTGCATGCCCCACTCCCCGCGGCGGCACGAGGGGGCGTGGTGGGTCTGCAATTCGGGCGAAGGGACCCTCTGCCGGCTCGCCGAGCCCGGCGTGTGCGATCCCGTCGCCTCGTTGCCAGGGTTCACGCGCGGCTTGTGCTTTGCTGCGGGGCGAGCGATCGTCGGGCTTTCGAAGATTCGCCCCGAGCACATCCTCGACGCCCCCCCCGTGCGCGATCGGCATGGGGAGCTGCGCGCCGGGGTAACGCTGGTCGACCTCGCCACGGGGCGCGAGACCGGTTCGCTGGAGTTCGTCCGCGGCGGAAACGAGGTGTTCGAAACCGCGTTCCTGCCGGGGATTGAACACGCGACGATCGTAGCGCCGACCGACCCGCCGCCGGCCGAATAGCCGCCGCAAGTCGGTCGCTCACGCCAAACACCACAACGCAATAAGCCCGCGGACGCTCCACGCGAGGGTCCGAAACCAGTTGCTTGTCGTGAGTTTTTGCGCCGTCCGATCGTCGTAGCCTTGCGACAACCTGCCGTGCAGCGGCGCCTGCACCAGGGCGGTCGAGAGCCAGAGGGCGACGACCAACGCCAGGCCGAGCCAAGCGACGGCGACCGGCGCGGGCGAACTCGGCGCCAAGGCCAGCCACGCGGCCGAGGCCAACTCGGCGAGCATCAGCGGCGCGACGACCCAGGTCGTCCGTCGGCAATGAAGCCGCTCGTACTCGACGAACCCCGCGGCCCCGACGCGGGCGAACAGCGGGTAATGGACCAACTGGACGAACCAGATCAGCCCCGCCATGGCCCAGGTGCTGGCGGCGTGAATGAGGAGGACGGCGTTCATCGCGCGGCTCGGGCGGCATGCCGTAGAACGACGGCGAAAGGAATCCACCAGATCAGGTCGTTGGCGACGATCGTCCACCCCAAGGCCAGGGGAAATTCGCCCCGCGCGACCGACGCCGCGAACCCGATCGGGCCGAGGATCTTGCCTAAGAGTCCGACCAGCACGATCGGCCAATGACGGACCGGGTCGAACGCCGCGATCGCATAGCCGACGCCGTAGACGCCGACGATCATCCCGATGCATTGCCAGAGCTGCGGGTAGTTGGGAAGCGGATCGACTCCCGCCCAGCGGAAGATCGCCTGCGGGGCGGCGATCGCCCAGGCGCCCCACGCCAGGTTGTACGCGGCCGCCGCCAACAAGACGGACTTCATCCACCGGGGAGTCGCGGCGCCGGCCGAAGCGGACATACAAACTGCCTGTGCGAGGAAAGCGGCGAAGACCCAATCACGCGGGCCGAGTCGTGGGACGCGGCAGGACGGTGGCCAAGCCGCCGTCGACTCCCAGCACCTGCCCGGTGACCCAGGAGCTTTCTGACGACAGCAGCCAAGCAAGAGCGGCGGCGACGTCGGCCGGCTCGCCCAGTCGCGCAAGCGCGTGCATCTGTCGCGATCCGGCGGCGGCCGCTTCATTTTGCCACAAGGATGCGCTCAGGTGCGACTTCACCAGTCCTGGAGCGACGGCGTTCACGCGGACGCCGCGCGAAGCATAGCTCGCCGCGGCGGCGCGAACCAGACCCTCGACGCCCGCCTTGGCCGCGGCGATCGCCTCGTGATTCGCCAGACCGATCGAGGCGGCGGCCGAAGAGACCAGCGCGATCGATCCTCCCCCGCTTCGCATGGCTTGTACGGCGGCCCGAACGGCGGCGAATGCAGAGAATAGGTTAATCTCGATCGTCTCGCGCCATTGATCGTCGGAGGTCGCATGGGCGGGGCGCAGCAGGAGCGAGCCGACGCAATGGGCCACGCCGCTCACGGAGCCAAATGCCTCAACGGCCGCGGCGATCGCCCCGTCGACCGAGGCCGAATCCGTCGCCGCGAGCGGGACCGCGGGCGCGTCCAATTCGTGGGCCAGTGCGGCCAGCCGCTCGGCGTCGCGGCCGGCCAGCAGCACGGGGCGTCCCTCGGCACGCAACCAGCGGGCCAGTTCGCTTCCGACGCTCCCGGTGGCGCCAAGGACGACGACCCCGCCGGGGGCCGAAGAATTTGCCTCCATGGTCAGAATCCCGGTTGGTCTTGCGGACATTTTGCGGTCACATTCAGCCGGATGCAGAGCATCCCCCCTCCGCCCAACCGCAAGCTGCCCCTTGGGATCACTCGCAAGCACGATGTCTGCTCGTCCGACGATCGTTTGGTTCCGACTCGACTTGCGGCTTGCCGATCAGCCGGCCCTCGCGGCGGCGGTCGAACGCGGGCCGGTGATCCCCGTTTTCATCTGGGCTCCCGACGAGGAAGCCCCCTGGGCCCCCGGGGGCGCGAGCCGCTGGTGGCTGCACCACTCGCTGGCCAGTCTTGATCGGCAGCTCCGTGAACTTGGCTCGCGGCTGGTGCTCCGAGCCGGCGACTCGCTCGCCGAACTCGAACGGCTCGTCGAGGAAACGTCCGCCGAGCGCGTCGTTTGGTGCCGGCGCTACGAGCCGGCAGTCATACAACGCGACAAGCGGATCAAAGCCGCGCTCGCGGAACGCGGCATCGACGTCGGCAGTGACAACGGCAGTCTGCTCCACGAGCCGTGGACGATCAGCACGCAGAAGGAAGAGCCGTACACGGTCTTCACGCCGTTCTGGAAACGATGTTTGGCGAGCGGGGCCGACCTGACCCCCGCCCCGGCGCCCCGCGAGATCCCGGCGCCGGCGAGATGGCCGGCGAGCTTGGAACTCGACGAGCTGGAACTTCTGCCGCGGATTCCCTGGGATCGGCAGTTCTATGAGACTTGGGAGATCGGAGCCCCTGCTGCCGAGCGGCGGCTCGATATTTTTCTCCGCAACCGACTCGCCGAATACAAAGACGACCGCAATCGTATCGACGTCGAGGGCTACTCGAAGCTCTCTCCCCACATCCACTTCGGCGAAATCAGCCCCCGGCAGATCGCCGCCGCAACGCGAGCCGCGATGGACGGCGACAAGTCGCTTGAACGGGGGGGATCGCATTTCCTCAGCGAACTCGGTTGGCGCGAATTCGCCTACCACCTTCTCTATCACTTTCCGCACACGACCGAGCGCCCGCTGCGCGAGCGGTTCCAGGAGTTCCCCTGGGAAGCAAGTCGAGAGAAGCTGCAGCGGTGGCAGCGCGGGCGGACCGGGTACCCGATCGTCGACGCGGCGATGCGTGATCTGTGGGCGACCGGGTTCATGCCAAACCGGGCGCGGATGCTCGTCGCGTCGTTCCTTGCCAAGGACCTGCTTGTGCCGTGGCAGGACGGCGCCCGCTGGTTCTGGGACACGCTGGTCGACGCCGATCTGGCGAGCAACAGCCTGGGTTGGCAATGGACCGCGGGATGCGGGGCTGACGCGGCGCCCTACTTCCGGATCTTCAACCCCACCAGCCAAGCCGAGAAGTTCGACCCGCAAGGGGACTACATCCGCCGCTGGGTTCCGGAGCTTGCCCGGCTTGAGACTCCGGCGATTTTCGAACCCTGGAACGCCGACGAGGCGGACCTTGCAACCGCCGGCGTGAGGCTGGGCGACGACTACCCGGAGCCGATCGTCGACCACGGCGAAGCCCGCGACGCAGCCCTCGCGGCGTACGAAGAGATCAAGGGATAGCTGCCAATTGCCCACGAGCGGGTCGCTGAGCTGGCGCGGGCCGTTCGCCGCCTCGGCACGAAGCGCGGTACAATCTCGGTTGTCGCGCCCCGTCAGCCTCTCCCGAGTCTTCCCCTGCCAATTCCCGTGCCCGCTCCCGAGGCCCCCGCCGTCGACTCGCTCTCCGGCATGGATGCGTTCCATCCCTGCACGCGACGGTGGTTTGCCGATTCGTTCGACGGGCCGACCCTGATCCAACGATCCGCCTGGCCGACGCTCGCGACAGGGCGAAGTGCGCTGCTGCTCGCGCCCACGGGATCCGGCAAAACGCTCGCGGCGTTCCTGGCGGCGATCGACCGGCTGATCTTTCACGAAGGTTCGCCCTCCCCCGCCGGCGACCCGGCGGCCGGAGGAACCTCTCGTCGGCAGCGAGGAGAGCCTGTGCGCGCGCCTGCGCCCGGCGTGCGCGTCGTCTACGTCTCGCCGCTGAAGGCGCTGGCCGTCGACGTCGATCGCAACCTCCGGGCGCCGCTGGCGGGGATTCACGCTACTGCCGATCGGTTGGGCGCGGCCCACTGCCTGCCGCGGGTCGCGGTGCGCTCGGGAGACACCTCGCCGGCCGATCGCCGCGACATCGCCCGACGTCCCCCCGACATTCTCATCACGACGCCCGAGTCGCTCTACCTGATGCTCACGTCGAAGTCCCGCGATGTGCTCGCGGGGGTCGAGACGGTGATCGTCGACGAGATCCACGCCGTTGCCGCGACGAAGCGGGGCGCGCATCTGTTCATTTCGCTGGAGCGTCTCGAACGGTTGCGGCGGCAAGCGAATCCCGCCGCCTGTCCGCTGCAGCGGATCGGCTTGTCGGCCACGCAGCGACCGCTTGAAGAGATCGCTCGGCTGCTGGGCGGCGGCGAGGCGACGGCCAACCCCGACGAGCCGCCGCGCCGGCGCCCGGTCGAGATCATCGACGCCAGCGAGCCGAAGCGACTTGAGCTCTCGGTCGAAGTGCCGGTCGACGACATGACGGACCTGTCGCGCCCGCAGGAGTTCACCCCGGGGCCGACGGCGGGCCCTTCGCAGCCGCCGTCGATCTGGCCGGCGATTCACCCGCGGCTGGTGGAACTCATCCGGCGGCACCGCGCGACGATGATCTTCGTCAACAGCCGTCGGCTTGCCGAGCGTCTCGCCACGGCGATCAACGAGTCGGCAGGCGAAGAGATCGCCCAGGCTCATCACGGCTCGATCGCCCGGCCGCAACGCGCGGCGATCGAGGACCGACTCAAGCGCGGGCAACTGCCGGCGATCGTCGCCACGTCGTCGTTGGAACTGGGCATCGACATGGGCGCGGTCGACCTCGTGGTGCAGATCGAGGCGCCCCCCTCGGTCGCCTCGGGAATGCAGCGGATCGGCCGCGCCGGACATCACATCGGGGCGCCCTCGAAGGGCGTCGTCTTCCCCAAGTACCGCGGCGACCTGTTGGCCTGCGCCGCCGCGACGGGACGGATGCGCGTCGGATACGTGGAATCGACGCGCTATCCCCGCAATCCGCTTGACGTCCTCGCCCAACAGATCGTCGCGATCGCGGCGATGGAGACGCTGTCGGTCGACGAGTTGTATGCCACGGTGCGCGGGGCCGCCCCGCTGGCCGAGTTGCCGTGGTCGCTGTTCGAAGGCGTGCTCGATCTCCTGGCCGGGCGATATCCCAGCGACGAGTTTTCGGAACTGCGGCCGCGGCTGAATTGGGATCGGCTGGCCGGCACGGTCGGCCCGCGAAAGACCTCGCAGCGGATCGCCGTGCTGAACGCGGGGACGATTCCTGATCGGGGGTTGTACGGCGTCTTCCTCGCCGCCGAGCCGGGGGCGACGGGGCTGCGCGTCGGCGAACTCGACGAGGAGATGGTCTTCGAGACGCGCCCCGGCGAGATTTTTCTGCTCGGCGCCTCGTCGTGGCGGGTGCAGGAAATCACCCGCGACCGCGTGATCGTCGTTCCGGCGCCGGGGGAGCCGGGGAAGATGCCGTTCTGGCGCGGCGACGGACCGGGGAGACCGCTCGACTTCGGACGCGCCGTCGGCGAGTTGACGCGACGACTCGCCAGGGAGGATCGCGCGGCCATCGCAGAGTCGCTCCGCGGGGAAGCGGGCCTTGATGAGCGGGCCGCTGCAAACTTGCTGGCCTACGTCGACGACCAACTCGCCGCGACCGGCGAGGCGCCGACCGATCGGACAATCGTCGTCGAGTCGTTTCTCGACGAGATCGGAGACTGGCGGATCGTGATCCTCTCGCCGCTGGGAGCTCGGATTCACGCCCCCTGGGCCCTGGCCATCGCCCAACGGTTGCGCGACGAGCAGGGACTTGAGATCGACATGATGTGGGCCGACGACGGCATCGTGCTGCGACTTCCCGAGAGCGAGCGGCCCCCAGGGGTCGACCAATTGCTCCCTGCGGCCGACGAGGTCGA from Pirellulales bacterium includes these protein-coding regions:
- the galE gene encoding UDP-glucose 4-epimerase GalE, giving the protein MNILLTGGAGYVGSHAAWVLARGGHDVWAYDNLSYGHRAAAPAGKLVEGDLMDGPKLVEAMKSRGIEAVMHFAAFAYVGESVTDPAKYYQNNVVGTLSLLDAMRTAGVRKLVFSSTCATYGVPDVVPITETEKQSPINPYGYTKLVMERAMADYAQAYGLGYAALRYFNASGAASDGSIGEDHDPETHLIPLVLDVALGKRPEALVFGDDYPTPDGTCIRDYIHVEDLAEAHILALEKIVPGEGLKLNLGTGHGASVQEVIDACREVTGHPIPARIVERRAGDPPMLVADASLAQKTLGWKPKFVGIKPIVESAWAWHKAHPNGYGE
- a CDS encoding Uma2 family endonuclease, whose product is MSMPYLGDPSLVWTADQLVAALGPMPLSRIVFDPPPGTATVEDALQLNERHDSLCELIDGTLVRKAMGAYESFLAVELIALLSTFVRENKLGIVLAPDGMLRLQPDQVRLPDVSFLSNLRLKSSGFPQAAVLRAAPDLAVEIISPGNTREEMDRKLRDYFTAGTRLVWYVYPETKNVHVFTAVDNQTVLGEQDQLTGGEVLPGLVIDLAKYFETPEIPQ
- the rho gene encoding transcription termination factor Rho; its protein translation is MGKKKQRNQGRYRGRGGNQGGQGGQQGGQGGRGGYNRQGGGGGGGNRYQNRRRNYANEPRQDDFAADNGDGSALFAGSGVLEMHPNGYGFLRDPASNFTRERTDPFVPGTMIEKFGLREGVLLSGLVQPQRKQQGPRLRELLDVDGMAPEDYVNVKTFDELTPISPEEWFRLETGQQPLSTRVMDLLTPLGKGQRALIVAPPRTGKTVLMQQVSQAISQNYPEVTMVVMLIDERPEEVTDMKRNVNGEVFASSLDRDVESHVRLAQLVVARCQRLAEMGKDVFMLMDSITRLARAFNKWVGNTGRTMSGGVDIKAMDIPKKLFATARAFEEGGSLTICGTALIDTGSRMDELIFQEFKGTGNMELVLDRKLADRRVFPAIDIEQSGTRREEKLLPPETLHATTMLRRTLSSMHHVDAMEQLTTKLGKFKSNAEFVSLIKGAGVD
- a CDS encoding deoxyribodipyrimidine photo-lyase, which encodes MSARPTIVWFRLDLRLADQPALAAAVERGPVIPVFIWAPDEEAPWAPGGASRWWLHHSLASLDRQLRELGSRLVLRAGDSLAELERLVEETSAERVVWCRRYEPAVIQRDKRIKAALAERGIDVGSDNGSLLHEPWTISTQKEEPYTVFTPFWKRCLASGADLTPAPAPREIPAPARWPASLELDELELLPRIPWDRQFYETWEIGAPAAERRLDIFLRNRLAEYKDDRNRIDVEGYSKLSPHIHFGEISPRQIAAATRAAMDGDKSLERGGSHFLSELGWREFAYHLLYHFPHTTERPLRERFQEFPWEASREKLQRWQRGRTGYPIVDAAMRDLWATGFMPNRARMLVASFLAKDLLVPWQDGARWFWDTLVDADLASNSLGWQWTAGCGADAAPYFRIFNPTSQAEKFDPQGDYIRRWVPELARLETPAIFEPWNADEADLATAGVRLGDDYPEPIVDHGEARDAALAAYEEIKG
- a CDS encoding TIGR03032 family protein; the protein is MSSPALPRRDDEDQRSSADAQRPAAGPVRVRVHGDFVEWLAATGGSLAVTTYTSGKLLLASAPRGELTIRETKFARPMGMAVDGAQLALAIRERLLVFRREANHADSAPAIYALVESRATGKLNVHDVAFGRRGIHFANTRYNCVARPSERVSFRRVWTPPFIAETVPQDRCHLNGLGMRDGEPAMITAFCATGRKGGWREADRFTSGVMVAVPGGETVARGLCMPHSPRRHEGAWWVCNSGEGTLCRLAEPGVCDPVASLPGFTRGLCFAAGRAIVGLSKIRPEHILDAPPVRDRHGELRAGVTLVDLATGRETGSLEFVRGGNEVFETAFLPGIEHATIVAPTDPPPAE
- a CDS encoding SDR family oxidoreductase; its protein translation is MSPRVALVTGSTRGLGKAIALELGRRGKRVAMNYVHDRETAERAFVELQGACRESWLVAGDVTSESEAPDVCRHVADSLGPIDVLVINATCDQPQLPIEESDWAYYQRMLDYFVKSPVLLAKACLPHMKRQRWGRIIQITSEVFSQGTAPFSAYVAAKGGQTGLSRSLARELAPYGITVNMVAPGWIPVERHAGESQATRDAYAAQVPARRFGTPEEVAAAVAFLASEEASYVTGQTIAVNGGNTVS
- a CDS encoding SDR family oxidoreductase, whose protein sequence is MEANSSAPGGVVVLGATGSVGSELARWLRAEGRPVLLAGRDAERLAALAHELDAPAVPLAATDSASVDGAIAAAVEAFGSVSGVAHCVGSLLLRPAHATSDDQWRETIEINLFSAFAAVRAAVQAMRSGGGSIALVSSAAASIGLANHEAIAAAKAGVEGLVRAAAASYASRGVRVNAVAPGLVKSHLSASLWQNEAAAAGSRQMHALARLGEPADVAAALAWLLSSESSWVTGQVLGVDGGLATVLPRPTTRPA